One part of the Acinetobacter sp. XS-4 genome encodes these proteins:
- a CDS encoding VF530 family protein, translating to MNASNDPLHGKKLADILDELLDYYGGFEGLSRKIEIRCFCIDPSVKSSLRFLRTTPWAREKVESLYLYVLRQKAKQKS from the coding sequence ATGAACGCCTCCAATGACCCTTTACACGGCAAAAAACTTGCTGACATTTTGGATGAATTATTGGATTACTACGGTGGATTTGAAGGCTTAAGTCGTAAAATTGAAATTAGATGTTTTTGCATAGATCCAAGTGTTAAATCATCATTACGATTCTTACGTACCACACCATGGGCACGTGAAAAAGTAGAAAGCTTATATTTGTATGTCTTACGCCAAAAAGCCAAACAGAAATCATAG
- a CDS encoding DUF1302 family protein: protein MAQTSLTYASGIFIDTQTAAGVGYAFAGSSALAQNASVVAYNPAAMMGLSSGSYLSGSASYVQATTDFKAENTSSISPIVPVGSVEASIDREFTVPSVQYVYRSDKPFAVGLSVSPLYGNKGSWDDDFVGRYKGLKTEVTGINMNTSLAYEINPQVMIGVGLNYLDFDATLTRKTGPLINTNAPVYLGDAQGELKGDGDGWAGNIGIFLRPTDKLDLGLTYRSETKLKLDGSLTVTTPVAGLSYPAEVDIKMPQSASLAGAYRFTPQWTALAEITWTDWSVLPEFSAVNPENNTVVYEEQLHFKDGLRSSLGALYQVTPATQLRFGMAYDKSVVDSSSDRTVRFPDADRIWLSLGAGFQVNKNLSMDVGYSHVFANEATIDSQTVVAGKPTMQTLKGTFDTKADIFSLQLNYKF, encoded by the coding sequence ATGGCCCAAACTTCTTTAACTTATGCTTCTGGTATTTTTATAGATACACAGACTGCTGCAGGCGTGGGTTATGCCTTTGCAGGCTCATCAGCACTCGCACAAAATGCTAGCGTGGTTGCCTATAATCCTGCTGCTATGATGGGTTTAAGTTCGGGTAGTTATTTATCAGGTTCTGCATCTTACGTTCAGGCTACAACCGACTTTAAAGCAGAAAACACTTCATCAATTTCACCTATCGTTCCAGTAGGTAGCGTAGAAGCGAGTATTGATCGAGAATTTACAGTTCCAAGTGTTCAATATGTATATAGAAGTGATAAGCCTTTCGCTGTAGGGCTGAGTGTTTCTCCCTTATATGGAAATAAAGGCTCATGGGATGATGACTTTGTGGGACGATACAAAGGGTTAAAAACCGAAGTTACTGGTATTAATATGAACACATCACTAGCGTACGAGATCAATCCTCAGGTGATGATTGGAGTTGGGTTAAATTATCTCGATTTTGATGCTACTTTGACTAGAAAAACTGGCCCTCTTATCAATACAAATGCACCAGTTTATTTAGGTGATGCTCAAGGTGAACTAAAAGGTGATGGAGACGGTTGGGCAGGAAATATTGGTATTTTTTTGAGGCCAACCGATAAACTAGACTTGGGTTTGACATACCGCTCTGAAACCAAGCTTAAACTAGACGGTTCTCTTACAGTAACAACACCTGTAGCTGGCCTTAGTTACCCAGCAGAAGTCGATATTAAAATGCCACAAAGTGCAAGTTTAGCAGGTGCATATCGCTTTACTCCCCAATGGACCGCTCTCGCAGAAATAACTTGGACTGATTGGTCAGTATTACCAGAATTTAGTGCAGTTAATCCTGAAAATAATACTGTGGTATATGAGGAGCAACTACATTTTAAAGATGGTTTAAGATCAAGTTTAGGCGCTCTATATCAAGTTACCCCTGCTACACAACTTCGATTTGGTATGGCTTACGACAAATCTGTGGTTGACTCATCATCAGACCGAACTGTTCGTTTTCCTGACGCAGATAGAATTTGGCTTTCATTGGGTGCAGGTTTTCAGGTTAATAAAAATCTAAGTATGGATGTTGGTTATTCACATGTTTTTGCTAACGAAGCGACTATAGACAGCCAAACCGTTGTGGCTGGGAAGCCGACTATGCAAACACTTAAAGGAACTTTTGACACAAAAGCAGATATCTTTTCACTTCAATTGAATTATAAATTTTAA
- a CDS encoding amidohydrolase family protein translates to MANTIFKQGRIDVHHHIVPPVFKDAMLKKGIDKVAGAPLPVWTPSQSIEIMDQIGTETAIVSLSAPGVYFGNVQEACNLARGCNEYTAEMRQNYPNRFGFFAVLPMPLTEQACAEAIYAIEVLKADGIVLLGSTNGIFLGDSRFEELMFELNKRKAIVFIHPNLHQTSENLGLTTPGFILEFLPDTTRAAVNLITSGVMERYPDIQFILAHAGGFLPYVAWRVSLGNMMTEMNKNAPQGIMTYIKRFYFDTALSPSPYAMSALKELVGSERILFGSDFPFAPAPVSHMQVNTLDELTIFNDSDQYKIQRGNALSLFPQYKKINEDVSPRPIYQQESLGNKFKRWMVQPIIAIAEKKRSQ, encoded by the coding sequence ATGGCTAATACAATATTTAAGCAAGGGAGAATTGATGTTCATCATCATATTGTTCCTCCAGTTTTTAAAGATGCCATGCTAAAGAAAGGCATTGATAAGGTTGCTGGTGCTCCATTACCAGTTTGGACGCCGTCTCAATCTATTGAGATTATGGATCAGATTGGTACTGAGACTGCGATTGTCTCTTTATCTGCACCAGGCGTGTATTTTGGAAATGTTCAAGAAGCCTGTAACCTGGCCCGCGGATGTAATGAATATACGGCTGAAATGCGACAGAACTACCCAAACCGTTTTGGTTTCTTTGCAGTTCTCCCAATGCCACTAACAGAACAAGCTTGTGCTGAAGCAATCTACGCCATTGAAGTTCTTAAAGCAGATGGAATTGTTTTACTAGGAAGTACTAATGGTATTTTTCTGGGTGACAGTCGATTTGAAGAATTAATGTTTGAATTAAACAAACGTAAAGCCATCGTTTTTATACATCCTAATTTACATCAAACCAGTGAAAATTTAGGTCTTACTACACCTGGCTTTATTTTAGAATTTTTACCAGATACAACTCGTGCAGCGGTCAATCTCATTACATCTGGCGTTATGGAACGTTATCCAGATATTCAGTTTATTTTAGCTCATGCTGGAGGTTTTTTACCTTACGTTGCTTGGCGAGTTTCTTTAGGCAATATGATGACAGAAATGAATAAAAATGCTCCTCAAGGAATTATGACCTATATAAAGCGTTTTTATTTTGATACAGCGTTATCACCTTCGCCATATGCAATGTCAGCATTAAAAGAACTTGTTGGCTCTGAAAGAATTTTATTTGGAAGTGATTTCCCATTTGCACCAGCTCCTGTATCACATATGCAAGTAAATACATTAGATGAACTCACCATTTTTAATGATTCAGATCAATATAAAATTCAAAGAGGTAATGCTCTATCACTGTTCCCACAATATAAAAAAATAAATGAAGATGTTAGTCCACGACCAATTTATCAACAGGAATCCTTAGGGAATAAGTTTAAACGCTGGATGGTCCAACCCATTATCGCCATCGCAGAAAAAAAGCGCTCCCAATAA
- a CDS encoding DUF2147 domain-containing protein, whose product MKKYLFLFLLSSFSVHSFASDRLNGTVWKTIDDETNQPRAIVKFSEDKNGTLSANIEKILVPSEANKCTKCEGAYKNKSLVGLTIVRNLKHSGQNNKYTSGTILDPKTGKTYSFSATLSPDGQKFSGRGYIGISALGRNQTWLRVK is encoded by the coding sequence ATGAAAAAATATTTATTCTTATTTTTACTAAGCTCTTTTTCCGTTCATTCATTTGCTTCGGATAGACTCAATGGCACTGTCTGGAAAACCATTGATGATGAAACGAATCAGCCTAGAGCCATCGTAAAATTTAGTGAAGATAAGAATGGTACATTATCTGCCAACATTGAAAAAATACTTGTTCCAAGTGAAGCCAATAAATGTACAAAATGCGAAGGCGCTTATAAAAATAAGTCTTTAGTGGGTTTAACCATCGTCAGAAATTTGAAACACTCGGGTCAAAACAACAAATATACCAGTGGAACGATATTAGATCCTAAGACAGGTAAGACATATAGCTTTAGTGCAACATTATCACCAGATGGGCAAAAATTTAGTGGCCGTGGCTACATTGGTATCTCTGCGCTTGGACGAAATCAAACGTGGCTTAGAGTTAAATAA